The following proteins are encoded in a genomic region of Paenibacillus sp. FSL R7-0273:
- a CDS encoding nicotinate-nucleotide adenylyltransferase produces the protein MKVGIMGGTFDPLHIGHMLAAEAARDSYSLDEVWFMPSHIPPHKHEAGASGADRLAMVKCAVEGNEAFGILDWEIVRGGVSYTIETVRSLRQEYPQHEFYFIVGADMVEYLPKWHGIRELVELLTFIGVGRPGTPLELTALPDFISGKVLLADMPQVDISSTALRSRAASGRSIRYMVPEQVYEYVQRSGLYGLQPRSAD, from the coding sequence TTGAAGGTTGGAATCATGGGAGGAACCTTTGATCCTCTTCACATAGGCCATATGCTGGCGGCGGAAGCCGCCAGGGATTCGTATTCGCTGGATGAGGTCTGGTTCATGCCCTCGCATATCCCGCCGCATAAGCACGAGGCCGGCGCCTCCGGTGCAGACCGTCTGGCCATGGTAAAGTGTGCTGTGGAGGGAAATGAAGCATTCGGCATTCTCGACTGGGAAATTGTCCGCGGCGGTGTCTCCTATACTATTGAAACCGTACGCAGCCTGAGGCAGGAATATCCGCAGCATGAGTTCTATTTCATTGTTGGAGCGGATATGGTGGAATACCTGCCTAAATGGCACGGGATCCGTGAGCTGGTGGAGCTGCTGACCTTCATCGGTGTGGGGCGTCCCGGAACTCCGCTTGAGCTCACTGCCCTGCCGGATTTCATCTCAGGCAAGGTGCTGCTGGCGGACATGCCGCAGGTGGATATTTCATCAACGGCGCTCAGGTCAAGGGCGGCAAGCGGCCGCTCAATCCGCTATATGGTGCCTGAGCAGGTGTATGAATACGTGCAAAGGAGTGGATTGTATGGCTTACAGCCGCGAAGCGCTGATTGA
- the yqeK gene encoding bis(5'-nucleosyl)-tetraphosphatase (symmetrical) YqeK has translation MAYSREALIESVSAQMPDKRWQHTLGVMETSVKLARHYGADPERAETAAILHDVAKYWPVERMKDIIVQNGLSAELLQHDKQLWHAEVGAFVAEHEYEVTDPGILGAIRYHTSGREGMTLLEKVVCLADYIEPGRDFPGVDEIREKSMVSLEEGLIAGFDSTISLLLQKRRIVFPLTVLARNDLVRILEEKI, from the coding sequence ATGGCTTACAGCCGCGAAGCGCTGATTGAGTCCGTCTCCGCCCAGATGCCGGACAAGCGCTGGCAGCATACGCTGGGTGTCATGGAGACTTCGGTCAAGCTGGCCAGGCATTACGGAGCCGATCCGGAGCGGGCCGAGACAGCGGCTATCCTGCATGATGTAGCCAAGTACTGGCCGGTAGAGCGGATGAAGGACATTATTGTGCAGAACGGCCTTTCCGCCGAGCTGCTTCAGCATGACAAGCAGCTGTGGCATGCCGAGGTAGGCGCATTTGTTGCCGAGCATGAGTATGAGGTTACCGATCCCGGTATTCTGGGAGCAATCCGTTACCATACCTCAGGCCGCGAAGGAATGACTCTGCTGGAGAAGGTGGTCTGCCTGGCGGATTATATCGAACCGGGCCGTGATTTTCCCGGAGTGGACGAGATCCGTGAGAAATCTATGGTCAGCCTTGAAGAAGGGCTGATTGCCGGCTTTGATTCCACTATCAGCCTGCTGCTGCAGAAGCGCAGGATCGTATTTCCGCTTACCGTGCTTGCACGCAATGATTTAGTAAGAATACTGGAGGAAAAAATATGA
- the rsfS gene encoding ribosome silencing factor has product MSVQSNKLLELTLKAVEDKKAMNVVALDLRSVSPISDYFIICHGNSDTQVQAIATEVRKVVHEAGGIIRGIEGMDAARWVLMDLGDVVVHVFHRDEREYYNIERLWSDAKVVETV; this is encoded by the coding sequence ATGAGTGTACAATCAAACAAGCTGCTGGAACTGACTCTGAAGGCTGTCGAAGATAAAAAAGCAATGAACGTTGTCGCCTTGGATCTGCGCAGTGTATCCCCGATCAGTGATTATTTCATCATCTGTCACGGTAACTCCGATACCCAGGTGCAGGCGATTGCCACCGAAGTGCGCAAAGTGGTGCATGAGGCCGGCGGTATTATCCGCGGAATTGAAGGCATGGATGCCGCCCGCTGGGTACTGATGGATCTTGGTGATGTAGTTGTCCATGTCTTCCACCGTGATGAACGGGAGTATTATAATATCGAGCGTCTCTGGTCTGACGCCAAGGTTGTGGAGACGGTATGA